CGCCTCAAGCCTTATGAAACTGGTGGTGGGGCTCGGCAATCCGGGCCGCAAATACGATGGTACCCGGCACAACATCGGTTTTGCCGTCGTGCGGGAAGTTGCCCGGCGGCACTGCGTCGGCCAGCCAAAGACGAATTTTCAAGCCGAAGTGATGGAGGCTGCCTGGTCCGCCAAGAATGCGGCGGCCAAGAGTGCGGAGCGTAAGCGTGCGGGCGATGCGGGCTCGGTTGCGAGTGCCGGTGGAGCAGAAAAGGAAAAAGTGCTGTTGCTGCTGCCGCAAACGTTCATGAATCTGAGCGGCAATAGCGTCGGAGCGGCCCGCGATTTTTACAAACTAGCGGACGAAGACCTGCTGATCGTTTGCGACGATTTCAACATTCCGCTCGCGAAGCTGCGGTTTCGGGCCGGAGGGTCGGCGGGAGGGCAAAAAGGGTTGGCCGACGTGATTCGCCGGCTCGGAACCGATCAGGTTCCGCGGCTGCGGGTTGGAGTCGGGCCGGT
The sequence above is a segment of the Pirellulales bacterium genome. Coding sequences within it:
- the pth gene encoding aminoacyl-tRNA hydrolase, which encodes MKLVVGLGNPGRKYDGTRHNIGFAVVREVARRHCVGQPKTNFQAEVMEAAWSAKNAAAKSAERKRAGDAGSVASAGGAEKEKVLLLLPQTFMNLSGNSVGAARDFYKLADEDLLIVCDDFNIPLAKLRFRAGGSAGGQKGLADVIRRLGTDQVPRLRVGVGPVPANWDPVDFVLGKFSADESAEIAIAIQRAADAVVDWATEGLASCMNQYN